One genomic segment of Brassica napus cultivar Da-Ae chromosome A3, Da-Ae, whole genome shotgun sequence includes these proteins:
- the LOC106433839 gene encoding 40S ribosomal protein S16-3-like, translating into MSLLLLGPLSAFRFSFSAADEREGEEAPTMATQAAKQSVQCFGRKKTAVAVTHCKPGCGMIKLNGSPIELFNPEILRFKIFEPVLLLGKHRFAGVDMRIRVKGGGHTSQVYAIRQSIAKALVAFYQKYVDEQSKKEVKDILIRYDRTLLVADPRRCEPKKFGGRGARSRFQKSYR; encoded by the coding sequence ATGAGTTTATTGTTACTTGGGCCACTCTCTGCATTTAGGTTTTCATTTTCAGCGGCGGAcgaaagagaaggagaagaagctccAACCATGGCGACTCAAGCGGCTAAACAATCCGTGCAATGCTTCGGGCGTAAGAAGACAGCAGTGGCTGTTACCCACTGCAAGCCTGGATGCGGTATGATCAAGCTCAACGGCTCCCCGATCGAGCTGTTCAACCCAGAGATCCTCCGTTTCAAGATCTTCGAGCCTGTCCTCCTCCTCGGCAAGCACCGTTTCGCTGGCGTCGACATGAGGATCCGCGTCAAGGGTGGTGGTCACACTTCCCAGGTCTACGCTATCCGTCAGAGTATCGCCAAGGCGCTCGTGGCGTTCTACCAGAAGTACGTGGACGAGCAGTCGAAGAAGGAGGTGAAGGATATCCTTATCCGTTACGATAGGACTCTCCTTGTGGCGGATCCGAGGAGGTGCGAGCCGAAGAAGTTTGGTGGTCGTGGTGCTCGTTCCCGTTTCCAGAAGAGTTACCGTTAA
- the LOC106433830 gene encoding pentatricopeptide repeat-containing protein At5g18390, mitochondrial gives MFLLRRYTKRSLFSISTLDFKPFNESIIRHFTSLEPLQTSDSNPSSTKGDYFAAINHVVNLVRREIHPERSLNRLRLPVTSEFVFRVLRATSRSANDSLRFFNWARSNPSYTPTSMEYEQLAKSLALHKKYESMWKILKQMKDLSLDISGETLCFIIEQYGKNGHVDQAVELFNGVAKTLGCKQTVEVYNSLLHALCEVRMFHGAYALIRRMIRKGIKPDKRTYSILVNGWCSAGKMKEAQEFLDEMSRKGFNPPARGRDLLIEGLLNAGYLESAKEMVNKMTKGGFVPDVQTFNTLIEAITKSGEVEFCLEMYYTACKLGLSVDIDTYKTLIPAVSKIGKIDEAFRLLNNCVEDGHKPFPSLYAPIIKGMCRNGMFDDAFSFFSDMKVKAHPPNRPVYTMLITMCGRGGKFVDAANYLVEMTEVGLVPISRCFDMVTDGLKNSGKHDLAMRIEQLEVQLRGV, from the coding sequence ATGTTTCTCCTCCGCCGTTATACCAAAAGAAGCCTCTTTTCTATCTCCACCCTCGATTTCAAACCCTTCAATGAATCAATTATTCGTCATTTCACCAGTCTCGAGCCTCTGCAAACCTCCGATTCAAACCCATCATCAACCAAAGGAGACTACTTCGCCGCGATCAACCACGTCGTCAACCTCGTCCGCCGCGAAATCCACCCCGAACGATCCCTAAACCGTCTCCGCCTCCCCGTAACCTCCGAATTCGTCTTCAGAGTCCTCCGCGCCACCTCCCGATCCGCCAACGACTCCCTCCGCTTCTTCAACTGGGCCCGATCAAACCCCAGCTACACCCCGACCTCCATGGAGTACGAGCAGCTCGCAAAGTCCCTAGCTTTACACAAAAAATACGAATCCATGTGGAAGATCCTCAAGCAGATGAAGGATCTCTCCCTAGACATCTCCGGGGAGACTCTCTGCTTTATAATAGAGCAGTACGGTAAGAACGGACACGTGGATCAAGCCGTTGAGCTTTTCAACGGTGTGGCGAAGACTCTCGGGTGTAAGCAAACCGTTGAGGTTTACAACTCTTTGCTCCACGCGCTTTGCGAGGTGAGGATGTTTCACGGAGCTTATGCGTTGATCAGGAGGATGATAAGGAAAGGGATTAAGCCTGATAAGAGGACGTACTCTATATTGGTTAATGGTTGGTGTTCTGCTGGGAAGATGAAGGAGGCTCAGGAGTTTCTTGATGAGATGAGTAGGAAAGGGTTTAACCCGCCGGCGCGTGGGCGTGACTTGCTGATTGAGGGTTTGTTGAATGCTGGTTACTTGGAGTCTGCTAAGGAGATGGTGAACAAGATGActaaaggagggtttgttccCGATGTTCAGACTTTTAATACTCTTATTGAAGCGATAACTAAGTCAGGGGAAGTTGAGTTCTGCCTTGAGATGTACTACACTGCTTGCAAGTTAGGTCTTTCTGTGGATATCGATACTTACAAGACGCTTATACCTGCGGTTTCGAAGATTGGGAAGATAGACGAGGCGTTTCGGTTGCTGAATAATTGTGTGGAGGATGGGCATAAGCCGTTTCCGAGTTTGTATGCTCCTATAATCAAGGGGATGTGTAGGAATGGGATGTTTGATGATGCGTTTAGTTTCTTTAGTGATATGAAGGTGAAGGCTCATCCGCCTAACAGGCCGGTTTATACGATGCTGATAACGATGTGTGGTCGTGGTGGGAAGTTTGTGGATGCGGCTAATTATTTGGTTGAGATGACGGAAGTGGGGTTGGTTCCGATATCGAGGTGTTTTGATATGGTGACTGATGGGTTGAAGAATAGTGGGAAGCATGATTTGGCTATGCGGATAGAGCAGTTGGAAGTTCAGCTTAGAGGAGTTTAA
- the LOC106433849 gene encoding anamorsin homolog, protein MDSVMTQTTVLAVTDDVVLPVSSVLTIMKELAKEGIERCDPIVITQASTISQVPLDASSVDAVLAISRVSDFPSDKIYGEFSRVLKPGCSVYVCASSEGETVELQQTLQKRVALAGFLEAQSLDLKSIKLPNFTFSVGIKAKKPTWKIGSSFALKKPAKTTLPKINLDDDLDLIDEDSLLTEEDLKKPQVPVASGCETTKKACKNCVCGRAEIEEKAVKLGLTEDQIENPQSSCGSCGLGDAFRCGTCPYKGLPPFKLGEKVTLSQNFLDADF, encoded by the exons ATG GATTCGGTAATGACTCAAACGACTGTTTTGGCTGTGACGGATGATGTGGTGTTGCCTGTTAGCTCTGTTCTAACTATAATGAAGGAGCTCGCAAAGGAAGGGATTGAACGTTGTGATCCTATCGTCATTACTCAAGCTTCCACAATAA GTCAGGTTCCTTTGGATGCTTCCTCTGTGGATGCAGTTCTAGCCATTTCCAGAGTATCTGATTTTCCCAGTGATAAAATATATGGCGAGTTCTCGAGAGTTTTGAAGCCTGGTTGTTCAGTTTATGTGTGCGCTAGTTCGGAGGGTGAAACTGTAGAGTTGCAACAG ACCCTTCAAAAGAGAGTAGCCTTGGCTGGTTTTCTGGAGGCACAGTCTCTTGATTTGAAATCAATTAAGTTGCCTAACTTCACCTTCTCCGTTGGG ATTAAGGCAAAGAAACCTACATGGAAGATTGGTTCATCATTTGCTCTCAAAAAGCCTGCAAAAACTACTCTCCCGAAGATTAATCTAGACGATGACTTGGATCTTATAGATGAAGACTCTCTCTTGACAGAGGAGGACCTGAAGAAGCCACAAGTTCCAGTTG CTAGCGGTTGTGAAACCACTAAGAAAGCTTGCAAGAACTGCGTCTGTGGTAGAGCTGAGATAGAGGAGAAAGCTGTGAAGCTGGGACTCACAGAGGATCAAATCGAGAATCCACAGTCATCATGTGGCAGC TGTGGACTCGGTGATGCCTTCCGCTGCGGTACATGCCCTTACAAGGGTCTCCCACCTTTCAAACTAGGCGAGAAG GTAACCCTTTCTCAAAACTTCCTTGACGCTGACTTCTAA
- the LOC106433858 gene encoding protein PIR, protein MAVPVEEAIAALSTFSLEDEQPEVQGPAVMVSAERAATDSPIEYSDVAAYRLSLSEDTKALNQLNTLIQEGKEMASILYTYRSCVKALPQLPESMKHSQADLYLETYQVLDLEMSRLREIQRWQSSASAKLAADMQRFSRPERRINGPTVTHLWSMLKLLDVLVQLDHLKNAKASIPNDFSWYKRTFTQVSAQWQDTDTMREELDDLQIFLSTRWAILLNLHVEMFRVNNVEDILQVLIVFIVESLELDFALLFPERYILLRVLPVLVVLATPSEKDTEALYKRVKLNRMINIFKNDPVIPAFPDLHLSPAAILKELSVYFQKFSSQTRLLTLPAPHELPPREALEYQRHYLIVNHIGALRAEHDDFTIRFASSMNQLLLLKSNDGAYTEWCREVKGNMYDMVVEGFQLLSRWTARIWEQSAWKFSRPCRDAAETQEASGSYSDYEKVVRYNYTAEERRALVELVGYIKSVGSMLQRCDTLVADALWETIHAEVQDFVQNTLATMLRTTFRKKKDLSRILSDMRTLSADWMANTRPEHEMPSSQHGGDESKANFFYPRPVAPTAAQVHCLQFLIYEVVSGGNLRRPGGFFGNNGSEIPVNDLKQLETFFYKLSFFLHILDYSASIGILTDLGFLWFREFYLESSRVIQFPIECSLPWMLIDHILEAPNSGLLESVLLPFDIYNDSAQQALVVLRQRFLYDEIEAEVDHGFDIFVSRLSESIFTYYKSWSASELLDPSFLFALDNGEKFSIQPVRFTALFKMTKVKILGRTINLRSLIAQRMNKTFRENLEFLFDRFESQDLCAVVELEKLIDILKHSHELLSQDLTIDPFSLMLNEMQENISLVSFSSRLATQIWSEMQSDFLPNFILCNTTQRFVRSSKVPPTQKPSVPSAKPSFYCGTQDLNAAHQSFARLHSGFFGIPHLFSIVKLLGSRSLPWLIRALLDHISNKITTLEPMISGLQEALPKSIGLLSFDGGVAGCMRLIREQLNWGTKAELKTEVLRGIKEIGSVIYTMGLLDIVLREVDTKRFMQTAPWLGLIPGAEGQIVNAQEGESPLVNLLKSATSAVVSSPGCLNPAAFYTMSKQAEAADLLYKANMNGGSVLEYTLAFTSASLDKYCSKWSAPPKTGFVDITTSKDFYRIYGGLQIGYLEEITVPQSGQQEVLGDSIAWGGCTIIYLLGQQLHFELFDFSYQVLNVSEVETVSASHTHRNPQVLQGWEGLLEGMKKARRLNNHVFSMLKARCPLEDKTACAIKQSGAPLPRVRFENTVSAFESLPQKGTVG, encoded by the exons ATGGCGGTTCCTGTAGAGGAAGCAATCGCAGCTCTTTCCACTTTCTCCTTAGAG GATGAACAACCAGAAGTACAAGGACCGGCTGTGATGGTTTCAGCTGAAAGAGCTGCAACTGATAGTCCCATCG AGTATAGTGATGTTGCAGCATACCGGTTATCTCTTTCAGAAGACACAAAAGCTCTTAACCAGCTG AATACGCTTATACAAGAAGGAAAAGAGATGGCTTCAATTCTCTATACATATAGAAGCTGCGTCAAAGCACTGCCTCAG CTTCCCGAATCTATGAAGCATAGCCAGGCAGATTTGTATCTAGAGACATATCAAGTTTTGGACTTAGAAATGAGCCGTTTACGCGAAATTCAGAGATGGCAATCGTCGGCTTCAGCTAAA CTAGCTGCTGATATGCAGAGGTTTTCAAGACCTGAAAGGCGAATCAATGGCCCCACAGTCACACATCTTTG GTCAATGCTGAAGTTGCTTGATGTCTTGGTTCAGCTTGACCATCTTAAAAATGCTAAAGCTAGCATTCCTAATGATTTCTCTTGGTATAAAAG AACATTCACTCAAGTCAGTGCACAGTGGCAAGATACGGATACCATGAGAGAAGAGTTAGATGACTTACAG ATTTTCCTGAGCACAAGATGGGCTATTTTACTCAACTTGCATGTTGAGATGTTCCGTGTGAACAA tgtGGAAGACATTCTCCAAGTACTCATAGTCTTCATTGTTGAGTCTCTGGAGTTGGATTTCGCACTCCTTTTTCCTGAGAGGTATATTCTTCTCCGAGTCTTGCCCGTTCTTGTTGTCTTAGCAACGCCATCAGAGAAAGATACCGAGGCTTTATACAAGAGGGTGAAACTCAACAGAATGATCAACATTTTCAAG AATGATCCTGTCATTCCTGCGTTTCCAGATCTCCATCTTTCTCCTGCTGCAATTTTGAAAGAACTGTCAGTATACTTTCAAAAGTTCTCATCACAGACTCGCCTTCTGACTCTTCCAGCACCTCATGAGCTCCCTCCACGTGAAGCTCTAGA ATATCAGAGGCATTATTTGATAGTTAACCACATTGGAGCTCTCCGTGCTGAGCACGACGATTTCACAATCCGATTTGCTTCATCCATGAATCAG TTATTGCTGTTGAAGTCAAATGATGGAGCATACACTGAATGGTGCAGAGAGGTGAAAGGCAACATGTATGATATGGTTGTTGAAGGTTTCCAACTGCTTAGCAGATGGACTGCACGCATCTGGGAGCAATCTGCTTGGAAATTCTCTCGCCCGTGTAGGGATGCAGCAGAGACGCAAGAGGCCTCCGGGTCATATTCTGATTACGAGAAG gtGGTGAGGTACAATTACACTGCAGAAGAAAGGAGAGCCTTGGTAGAACTTGTTGGCTATATAAAGAGTGTAGGATCGATGCTTCAGCGCTGTGACACGTTAGTTGCAGATGCTTTATGGGAGACAATACATGCCGAAGTTCAAGATTTTGTACAAAACACGTTAGCCACGATGTTGCGTACCACCTTCCGAAAGAAGAAAGATCTCTCAAG GATTCTTTCTGATATGCGGACACTTTCAGCTGACTGGATGGCAAACACCAGGCCCGAACATGAGATGCCATCTTCACAACACGGAGGTGATGAGAGTAAAGCGAACTTCTTTTATCCGAGGCCAGTTGCCCCAACAGCAGCACAG GTGCACTGCTTGCAGTTTTTGATATATGAGGTTGTCTCTGGTGGTAATCTGAGGAGGCCAGGGGGATTCTTTGGAAATAATGGCTCTGAGATTCCTGTTAATGACCTAAAGCAACTGGAGACTTTCTTTTACAAGCTCAGCTTTTTTCTGCACATATTGGATTACTCAG CAAGTATTGGGATATTGACTGATCTGGGGTTCCTGTGGTTTAGAGAATTTTACCTGGAGTCTTCACGTGTTATTCAG TTCCCGATTGAGTGTTCACTACCATGGATGCTGATAGACCACATTCTCGAAGCCCCAAATTCAGGCCTTCTTGAGAGTGTTCTGCTGCCTTTTGACATTTATAATGACTCAGCTCAACAAGCACTGGTTGTGCTTAGGCAGAGGTTCCTCTATGATGAAATTGAGGCTGAG GTGGACCATGGTTTTGATATATTTGTATCAAGACTCTCGGAGTCTATATTCACATATTACAAGAGCTGGTCAGCAag TGAGCTTCTTGATCCATCATTTCTCTTTGCCTTGGACAATGGTGAAAAGTTCTCCATCCAGCCTGTGAGGTTTACTGCGTTATTTAAGATGACAAAAGTAAAG ATACTTGGTAGAACAATTAATTTAAGAAGTTTGATCGCTCAAAGGATGAACAAAACTTTTAGAGAGAATCTGGAGTTTCTCTTTGATCGTTTTGAGTCCCAGGACCTATGTGCTGTAGTG GAACTGGAGAAGCTCATAGATATCCTAAAGCACTCGCATGAACTGCTTTCACAAGATCTTACAATAGATCCTTTCAGCCTAATGCTGAATGAAATGCAAGAAAACATCTCTCTTGTCTCATTCTCCAGTCGACTTGCTACACAG ATATGGTCAGAGATGCAGAGTGATTTCCTACCAAACTTCATACTTTGCAACACCACACAGAGATTTGTCCGCTCCTCGAAGGTTCCTCCTACTCAAAAACCATCAGTGCCTTCTGCTAAGCCTAGTTTCTACTGTGGCACTCAA GACTTAAATGCAGCACATCAAAGTTTTGCACGGTTGCATAGCGGATTTTTCGGTATACCACATCTGTTTTCCATAGTTAAACTTCTTGGATCCAGATCATTGCCTTGGCTTATAAGAGCGCTGCTGGATCATATATCAAATAAG ATAACAACACTAGAGCCAATGATCTCTGGATTGCAAGAAGCATTGCCCAAGTCTATCGGATTGCTTTCTTTCGATGGTGGTGTTGCAG GCTGTATGAGGCTTATTAGAGAGCAACTAAACTGGGGAACAAAGGCAGAACTCAAAACAGAAGTTCTACGTGGAATAAAAGAAATTGGAAGTGTGATATATACAATGGGACTTCTCGACATTGTATTG AGAGAAGTAGACACAAAGCGTTTCATGCAGACAGCTCCATGGTTGGGTTTAATCCCAGGCGCAGAAGGACAGATAGTTAACGCTCAAGAAGGCGAAAGCCCACTTGTCAATCTCCTAAAGTCAGCGACTTCTGCTGTTGTGTCCAGTCCTGGTTGTCTTAATCCAGCAGCGTTCTACACCATGTCAAAACAAGCAGAAGCTGCAG ATCTTTTGTACAAGGCAAACATGAACGGTGGAAGCGTTCTTGAATACACACTTGCATTCACAAGCGCTTCGCTTGACAAATACTGTAGTAAATGGAGTGCTCCTCCAAAGACGGGTTTTGTAGATATCACAACTTCAAAGGACTTTTACCGCATTTACGGTGGTCTTCAGATC GGGTATCTGGAGGAGATAACAGTTCCACAATCAGGTCAACAAGAAGTCCTCGGAGATTCTATAGCTTGGGGTGGTTGCACTATCATTTACCTGCTCGGACAGCAACTTCACTTTGAGCTGTTTGATTTCTCGTACCAAGTACTCAATGTCTCTGAGGTTGAAACTGTATCCGCTTCACATACTCATAGGAATCCTCAAGTTCTCCAG GGATGGGAAGGTTTGTTGGAGGGGATGAAGAAAGCTCGGCGGCTGAACAACCATGTCTTCTCAATGCTCAAAGCTCGTTGTCCACTCGAAGACAAGACGGCTTGTGCCATTAAACAGAGCGGCGCACCGTTACCACGTGTGAGATTTGAGAATACAGTTTCTGCCTTTGAGTCTCTACCTCAGAAAGGAACCGTTGGGTGA
- the LOC111200663 gene encoding uncharacterized protein LOC111200663, with amino-acid sequence MASKALNNTANDSTEQITAISDLKPKHTTKMVHVKGHKIHASCKKTYFESKGRLLLVGVWRNIRNFQVRPAGGAYRTTNHIYKISFNQATVVSRSNFMNDDLYLNLVDFQSVLSGTLDEKYLIDVLGQVLDCGAVETIQCAGGNQRKKLEFTLRDINDSRIPCCIWGKLTDTLHSACNQDDGLVTLLLRFAKIGKFRGEVQISNSFDASQMIINPAIPDAEAFKDMDTGDDKTLMPYESNEDSQEYIKK; translated from the exons ATGGCTTCTAAAGCGCTCAACAACACAGCAAATGATTCTACTGAACAAATCACCGCCATCAGCGACTTGAAGCCAAAGCACACTACTAAGATGGTTCATGTCAAG GGGCATAAAATCCATGCAAGCTGCAAAAAGACTTACTTTGAGAGTAAAGGAAGACTTCTTCTGGTTGGAGTATGGCGCAACATCAGAAACTTCCAAGTCAGGCCTGCTGGAGGAGCATATCGCACAACAAACCATATCTACAAGATTTCATTTAATCAAGCAACAGTCGTTAGTCGGTCCAATTTCATGAATGATGACTTATATCTTAATTTGGTCGATTTTCAAAGCGTTCTATCTGGAACTCTTGATGAAAAATACCTAATAG ATGTGCTGGGCCAAGTTTTGGATTGTGGTGCTGTCGAAACTATTCAATGTGCTGGTGGAAACCAGCGTAAAAAACTAGAGTTCACCCTAAGAGACATCAA TGATTCAAGAATACCATGCTGTATTTGGGGCAAGTTAACCGACACTCTCCATTCTGCCTGCAATCAAGACGATGGTTTGGTTACTTTGCTTCTGAGGTTTGCAAAAATTGGAAAGTTTAGAG GAGAAGTACAAATCTCTAACTCCTTTGATGCTTCTCAAATGATCATCAACCCTGCAATACCAGACGCAGAAGCATTTAAAGATAT GGATACTGGGGATGACAAAACTCTAATGCCGTATGAAAGTAATGAGGACAGTCAAGAGTACATCAAGAAGTAA
- the LOC125595591 gene encoding disease resistance protein RML1A-like — MASSSSPSPCTLSYHAFTSFHGPDLSKTFISHLHKQFTSNRITMFDDEGVERGHTIDPALTQAIRESTISIVVLTKNYASSSWCLDGLLEILKCRQAGKLIVMPVFYGVRPNDVQRQTGDFGKGFEKTCRGKTILDKGRWSQALNKVCSLKGFMFSPRDDESELFEKIGREVTGILQRIEYLIAREDTLNPTTSTNKSRCSIDLVFLVVIINLLLEITSAVADQLSSSTRKPCFARISLVMSILSLILTIIDFTDKIRVHKVHFRCKLPIPWFYYPARDYSTRFGSSTDNILLFCVAGQLIVSTINFSFTERGRDGPIKVSVWPLVFAIGIVVSKFTEKPPISKNN, encoded by the exons atggcttcttcttcttctccctcgCCTTGCACACTGAGTTACCACGCCTTCACGAGCTTCCACGGACCTGACCTTAGTAAAACCTTTATCAGTCATCTACACAAACAGTTTACCAGCAATAGGATTACGATGTTCGATGATGAAGGAGTCGAGAGAGGACACACCATCGACCCTGCTCTCACACAAGCGATTAGAGAATCAACGATCTCTATCGTGGTGCTCACCAAGAACTATGCTTCTTCCAGCTGGTGTTTGGATGGGCTTTTGGAGATTTTAAAATGCCGCCAAGCTGGTAAACTAATAGTGATGCCAGTCTTCTACGGAGTAAGACCAAATGATGTGCAGAGACAGACCGGAGATTTCGGGAAAGGTTTCGAGAAAACTTGTCGTGGTAAAACAATTTTGGACAAGGGAAGATGGAGTCAAGCTTTGAATAAAGTGTGCAGTTTGAAGGGGTTTATGTTCAGTCCCAG gGACGATGAATCAGAGCTATTTGAAAAGATTGGTAGAGAAGTGACAGGAATCTTACAGAGGATTGAATATCTTATTGCTAGAGAAGACACGCTAAATCCTACAACTTCGACCAACAAAAGCCGGTGTTCCATTGATTTGGTCTTCCTCGTCGTCATCATCAATTTGCTCCTGGAGATTACATCGGCGGTTGCAGACCAGCTCTCTTCATCAACTCGCAAGCCTTGTTTCGCAAGAATCTCTTTAGTCATGTCAATTCTCTCTCTTATCCTCACCATCATTGACTTCACTGACAAAATCAGAGTCCATAAAGTTCATTTCCGATGCAAGTTGCCTATTCCTTGGTTCTACTATCCAGCACGTGACTACAGTACAAGATTTGGTAGTTCCACAGATAATATCTTATTATTCTGTGTTGCTGGTCAGTTAATAGTCTCCACGATCAATTTCAGCTTCACTGAAAGAGGACGCGACGGTCCCATTAAAGTGTCAGTGTGGCCTCTCGTATTTGCTATTGGTATAGTTGTCTCCAAGTTCACGGAGAAGCCACCCATTTCGAAGAATAATTAA